A section of the Metabacillus endolithicus genome encodes:
- a CDS encoding YhfC family intramembrane metalloprotease, with the protein MISNLTIISMFFPVIFSFILFVGLILFFRNKIGISVKPIIIGGVGFFVITQVLEKLLHLVVITSFPNYADHPWLFGLYGGMAAGVFEELGRFLLFTWILKKYRSYKDGVSFGIGWGGIEAVILNLLTVVPLIIFAFMMNAGTFEATIGSQMNSHQMELLRNSVLDHSVLDSFYIIIERLFVVFLQIALSILVLYAVLKKKFSYVVLAIFIHAAVDFPAVFYQTGHLTQLWIIEAYLAVIAFLSFIFIKKAKHWF; encoded by the coding sequence ATGATTAGTAATTTAACAATTATATCTATGTTCTTTCCTGTAATATTTTCCTTTATTCTTTTTGTAGGACTCATTCTTTTTTTCAGAAACAAAATTGGAATCTCTGTAAAACCTATCATTATTGGTGGAGTTGGATTTTTTGTCATAACACAAGTATTAGAAAAGCTCCTTCATCTTGTTGTCATTACTTCATTTCCAAATTATGCAGATCACCCATGGCTCTTTGGTCTATACGGTGGAATGGCTGCAGGTGTTTTCGAAGAGCTTGGAAGGTTTCTTTTGTTTACATGGATATTAAAGAAATATAGATCATATAAAGATGGTGTTTCGTTTGGTATAGGCTGGGGAGGAATAGAAGCAGTTATTCTTAATTTATTGACAGTTGTTCCTTTAATTATTTTTGCTTTTATGATGAATGCTGGAACATTTGAAGCAACAATCGGAAGTCAAATGAATAGTCACCAAATGGAACTATTACGTAACAGTGTATTGGACCATAGTGTGTTAGATTCTTTTTATATCATAATAGAACGTTTGTTTGTGGTATTCTTACAAATTGCCCTTTCTATACTCGTTTTGTACGCCGTCTTAAAAAAGAAATTTTCATATGTTGTGCTTGCCATATTCATACATGCCGCAGTAGATTTCCCAGCTGTCTTTTACCAAACAGGTCATTTAACTCAATTATGGATTATTGAAGCATATTTAGCTGTTATTGCTTTTCTTTCATTTATTTTTATAAAAAAGGCAAAGCACTGGTTTTAA
- a CDS encoding methyl-accepting chemotaxis protein has translation MDSQVIESITESVKGVQLTIMNVEGEILVGSNRNAIGTTFQDNSVIKQVTAGREISKENKQSVDLYMPLYDPTKTEVIGIINLRQDVAILNKVQNQILMYLLLISVGTSVIVIIIALLMSRGFSRPLQQVNMIMDEISNGNLTNEITRKERNDEFGKLINSVLDTQLKLRTMIENILAVSSAVKKQSTIMKDSCDEVNLASQQVALTMQELSSGSESQATSTTSLSQQIEALSQRIYEANVDGDLIKESTVHVKSLTNKGYELMIESIDQMNMINKIVNDSVQKVEGLDRQTNEISNLINVIQEIANQTNLLALNAAIEAARAGESGKGFAVVADEVRKLSQQVSQSISGITTITNNIQSESSKVVTSLMTGYEQVVEGTNQIKETGDKFEQINASVNDMVNKIQAITLNLNEIKESSSEINHAIEHIASISEEAAAGIEQTSASAVETTTSMDHISSQADGIEEQAEKLELLIRKFKM, from the coding sequence TTGGATAGTCAGGTTATTGAATCAATTACCGAGTCAGTAAAAGGTGTGCAGCTAACGATTATGAATGTAGAAGGAGAAATATTAGTAGGCTCAAATAGAAATGCAATAGGGACAACGTTCCAGGATAATTCAGTTATAAAACAAGTTACTGCTGGAAGAGAAATATCAAAAGAAAATAAACAGTCCGTTGATTTGTACATGCCTTTATATGATCCTACGAAAACAGAAGTAATTGGCATTATAAATTTAAGGCAGGACGTAGCTATATTAAATAAAGTTCAAAATCAAATTCTTATGTATCTACTTCTTATTAGTGTCGGAACTTCTGTAATTGTTATTATCATTGCTTTATTGATGAGCAGAGGGTTTTCCAGACCATTACAGCAAGTAAATATGATTATGGATGAGATATCAAATGGAAATCTTACAAATGAAATTACTAGAAAAGAACGAAATGATGAATTTGGAAAGCTAATCAATTCCGTTCTTGATACTCAATTAAAACTTAGGACTATGATTGAAAACATATTAGCTGTATCTTCTGCTGTTAAAAAGCAGTCAACAATAATGAAGGATTCCTGTGATGAGGTTAATTTGGCAAGTCAGCAAGTTGCTTTAACAATGCAAGAGCTTTCAAGTGGGTCAGAGTCACAAGCAACATCAACTACAAGCTTATCTCAACAAATTGAAGCTCTTTCACAACGGATCTATGAGGCCAATGTTGATGGAGATCTTATTAAAGAATCTACAGTACACGTGAAGAGTCTAACTAATAAAGGTTATGAGCTAATGATTGAATCTATAGATCAAATGAACATGATTAATAAGATTGTTAACGATTCTGTACAAAAAGTTGAAGGATTAGATAGACAAACAAATGAGATTTCTAATTTGATAAACGTGATTCAAGAGATAGCCAACCAGACTAACCTATTGGCATTAAACGCTGCAATCGAAGCAGCAAGAGCAGGGGAGAGCGGGAAAGGATTTGCAGTTGTAGCTGATGAAGTTCGAAAATTATCACAGCAAGTATCGCAGTCCATTTCTGGTATTACCACTATAACCAATAACATTCAATCAGAGTCGAGTAAAGTTGTTACATCCCTAATGACCGGATATGAACAAGTAGTTGAAGGAACAAATCAAATTAAAGAAACCGGAGATAAATTTGAACAGATCAATGCGTCTGTTAACGATATGGTTAACAAAATTCAAGCCATTACTCTAAATCTAAATGAAATAAAAGAAAGCAGTAGTGAAATCAATCATGCCATTGAACATATTGCTTCAATTTCAGAGGAAGCTGCTGCCGGAATTGAACAAACATCAGCTTCAGCAGTTGAAACAACAACTTCAATGGATCATATTTCCTCTCAAGCAGATGGAATTGAAGAACAAGCTGAAAAGCTAGAACTGTTAATTAGGAAGTTTAAAATGTGA
- a CDS encoding rhamnogalacturonan acetylesterase, whose product MRIIRFYITFSIVGLSLFFIVISIIKGHETFATMNLDDEEKIHIYLVGDSTVSTYKKSLSPRMGWGQVLDEMFNEKVMIHNEAVSKRSSKSFYNEGRLTKIVSHIQQGDYLFIQFGHNDEKVNDPNRYTEPFTTYKKYLKKYIIAARSKGAFPVLITPVERREFSTNGHIVHTHGDYPKAMKQLAKEENVPLIDLTSKSNRLFSKLGANKTKELFLWLPPNKNPHFPEGKKDNTHLQERGAYIVASLVIDGIKELNLPIKEHIVN is encoded by the coding sequence GTGAGAATCATTAGGTTTTACATAACATTTTCGATAGTAGGTTTAAGCCTATTTTTTATTGTCATAAGTATTATCAAGGGCCATGAAACATTTGCAACTATGAACTTGGATGATGAAGAAAAAATTCACATTTATCTTGTAGGAGATTCAACTGTTTCAACATATAAAAAGAGTTTGTCACCTAGAATGGGGTGGGGCCAGGTTTTAGATGAAATGTTTAATGAGAAGGTTATGATTCATAACGAAGCAGTATCTAAAAGAAGCTCTAAGAGTTTTTACAATGAGGGAAGATTAACAAAAATCGTTAGCCACATACAACAAGGTGATTATCTCTTTATTCAATTCGGACATAACGATGAAAAAGTAAATGATCCAAATCGATACACTGAACCATTTACAACTTATAAGAAATACTTAAAAAAATATATTATAGCCGCAAGGTCAAAAGGTGCTTTCCCAGTACTAATAACTCCGGTTGAGCGTAGGGAATTTTCAACAAATGGACATATAGTTCATACACATGGTGATTACCCAAAAGCAATGAAACAATTAGCTAAGGAAGAAAATGTACCATTAATTGACTTAACATCAAAAAGTAATCGGCTTTTTAGTAAACTCGGAGCTAACAAAACGAAAGAACTCTTTTTATGGCTCCCTCCAAATAAAAACCCACATTTCCCTGAGGGAAAAAAAGATAACACACATTTACAGGAACGAGGTGCTTATATTGTAGCATCTTTAGTAATTGATGGAATAAAAGAACTAAATTTACCTATTAAAGAACACATAGTGAATTAA